The Cohaesibacter gelatinilyticus genome contains a region encoding:
- a CDS encoding (2Fe-2S)-binding protein gives MGLGRKGSAREKIGSNMIICHCNHITDHEIREIAQKLADENPGKPLRSNQIYRGRGCKAKCGCCRPMIEALLLDLGHEVTIAHREDLDRLRQRRFTAAPNDCPGFS, from the coding sequence ATGGGACTTGGCCGCAAAGGGTCAGCAAGAGAAAAAATTGGGTCCAATATGATCATCTGCCATTGCAATCATATCACCGATCACGAAATACGTGAGATCGCACAGAAACTGGCGGACGAAAATCCTGGTAAGCCTCTAAGATCAAACCAGATCTATCGCGGACGTGGATGCAAGGCCAAATGTGGATGTTGCCGCCCGATGATTGAGGCACTTCTGCTGGATCTTGGCCATGAAGTGACCATAGCGCATCGTGAAGATCTGGACCGTTTGCGGCAAAGACGCTTTACAGCTGCACCCAACGATTGTCCGGGTTTTTCATGA
- a CDS encoding ABC transporter substrate-binding protein, with translation MLVASPLALADGHANLISAKDWAMVQDVAKGQTVYWHAWGGGDRINDYIAWIGDEVKKQYGVTLKHVKVSDTANVVSQVVAEKAAGKDKGGSVDLVWINGENFASMKEKGLLLPQAWAPDLPNYRYADIKGKPTLTTDFTVPTDGLESPWGMAQLSFYYDSAVTKDLPKSATALLDWAKKNPGRFAYPKPPDFIGSTFLKQIALELAPDATVLSKQVTEETYKAVSEKLFAYLDELNPVLWRKGKAFPENVTSLKTMLADSEIDIAFTFNPGSASSAIANNELPGSVRSFVFENGTIGNSHFVAIPYNANAKAGAFIVANFLLSPEAQARKQDPNVWGDPTVLNIASLKSEDKARFDTLDLGVATLKPEEFGQALPEPHASWMERIEKDWTKRYGAQ, from the coding sequence ATGCTGGTAGCAAGTCCGCTCGCTCTGGCGGATGGTCACGCCAATCTGATATCTGCAAAAGACTGGGCCATGGTTCAGGACGTCGCCAAAGGCCAGACAGTCTATTGGCATGCCTGGGGCGGCGGCGATCGCATCAATGACTATATTGCCTGGATTGGCGATGAGGTGAAGAAACAATATGGCGTAACGCTCAAGCATGTCAAAGTGAGTGACACTGCCAACGTTGTCAGTCAGGTGGTAGCAGAGAAAGCTGCAGGTAAGGATAAAGGCGGTTCGGTTGATCTGGTTTGGATCAATGGCGAGAATTTCGCCTCCATGAAGGAAAAAGGTCTGCTTTTGCCGCAAGCTTGGGCACCGGATCTGCCCAATTATCGATATGCAGATATCAAGGGAAAGCCGACCCTGACCACAGACTTTACCGTGCCAACAGATGGTCTTGAAAGTCCTTGGGGTATGGCTCAACTATCCTTCTATTACGATAGCGCAGTGACCAAAGATCTTCCGAAGTCTGCAACCGCCTTGCTTGATTGGGCCAAGAAGAATCCCGGTCGTTTTGCTTATCCAAAACCACCAGATTTCATCGGCTCGACTTTCCTGAAGCAGATCGCATTGGAACTGGCACCGGATGCTACCGTTCTGTCCAAACAGGTTACGGAAGAAACTTACAAAGCAGTGTCCGAAAAGCTGTTTGCCTATCTTGATGAACTCAACCCGGTTCTCTGGCGCAAGGGCAAGGCATTTCCTGAAAATGTCACAAGCTTGAAAACCATGCTCGCCGACAGTGAGATTGATATCGCTTTTACCTTCAATCCTGGCTCTGCTTCTTCTGCAATTGCAAATAATGAGTTGCCAGGCAGTGTGCGTTCCTTCGTGTTTGAGAATGGTACCATCGGCAACAGCCATTTCGTGGCCATTCCCTATAACGCAAATGCCAAGGCTGGTGCCTTCATTGTCGCTAACTTCCTGCTGTCGCCTGAGGCACAGGCACGCAAGCAAGATCCAAATGTCTGGGGTGATCCGACCGTTTTGAACATAGCGAGCCTGAAAAGTGAAGACAAAGCGCGTTTTGATACACTGGACTTGGGTGTTGCTACTCTGAAGCCGGAGGAGTTTGGTCAGGCATTGCCAGAGCCTCATGCCAGCTGGATGGAGCGTATCGAGAAGGATTGGACCAAGCGTTACGGGGCCCAGTAA
- a CDS encoding ABC transporter permease, whose translation MLQFAPMLAVGLMLGPILFGLAGSLAPAFGFLPALGGEEVTIGHFARLWQTPGLSGSIWLSLSSGLITTFLSLSLVVMLISAWSGTRFFSFIQLLISPLLSIPHAATAFGLAFLLAPSGWIVRFLSPELTGWTRPPDWLFPKDPEGLALIAGLATKELPFLLLVTLAALPQVDAVRNARVAQTLGYGPMASWLFAVWPRLYKQIRLPVFAVIAYATSVVDVALILGPTNPPTLAVQLVRWMSDPDLQYRFLASAGAILQLFVTLAALAVWWLGEKLTATLFKALVGGGWRFQRDAAWRLASGTLVLIVILSLILGLAGLLVWSFAGFWRFPESLPQAFTLKSWIKQLPMLAEPLLNSIGIGLLAAIIALVITLLCLEQETRAGQKAGEGALTLLYIPLIIPQVAFLFGLQLLFLLLGWEHSALGLLLSHLVFVLPYVFLSLGDPWRHFEPRYAQLAASLGAQPWKIFFRIRLPLLLRPIMTAAAVGFAVSIGQYLATVLIGGGRWETITTEAVALSSGGNRRIIGIYAIMQMILPFVGFALAIALPAWIHRNRRDMSPHHH comes from the coding sequence TTGCTTCAATTTGCACCCATGTTGGCTGTTGGCCTTATGCTAGGGCCAATTCTGTTCGGCCTTGCTGGCTCACTGGCTCCAGCCTTTGGCTTTTTGCCAGCATTGGGCGGGGAAGAAGTGACAATCGGTCATTTTGCAAGATTGTGGCAAACACCGGGATTGTCCGGCTCCATTTGGTTGAGCCTCTCGTCAGGACTGATCACGACATTCTTGTCCCTAAGTCTGGTCGTGATGCTGATCAGTGCCTGGAGTGGCACTCGCTTTTTCTCCTTCATTCAGCTTCTGATTTCACCACTTTTATCGATCCCTCATGCTGCGACGGCATTCGGGCTCGCTTTTCTGCTGGCACCTTCTGGGTGGATCGTTCGCTTTCTGTCGCCAGAACTGACTGGTTGGACACGTCCGCCTGATTGGCTCTTTCCAAAAGATCCGGAAGGCCTGGCTTTGATTGCAGGTCTTGCGACCAAGGAATTGCCGTTCCTGCTTCTGGTGACCTTGGCCGCCTTGCCACAAGTGGATGCTGTACGCAATGCAAGGGTTGCCCAGACTCTTGGCTATGGTCCGATGGCAAGTTGGTTATTCGCGGTCTGGCCACGTCTCTACAAACAAATAAGGTTGCCGGTTTTTGCCGTCATAGCCTACGCAACATCTGTAGTGGATGTTGCCCTCATTCTTGGCCCAACCAATCCTCCGACCTTGGCGGTCCAACTGGTGCGCTGGATGTCTGATCCGGATCTGCAATATCGCTTTCTGGCGTCTGCCGGGGCGATTCTACAGTTGTTTGTGACCTTGGCTGCTTTGGCGGTCTGGTGGCTGGGCGAAAAACTGACCGCAACCCTTTTCAAAGCTCTTGTCGGCGGTGGCTGGCGTTTCCAGCGTGATGCAGCTTGGCGGTTGGCCTCGGGAACCTTGGTTCTTATCGTCATTCTCTCTCTTATTCTGGGATTGGCGGGCTTGCTTGTCTGGTCATTTGCCGGTTTCTGGCGCTTCCCAGAAAGTTTGCCACAGGCTTTCACTCTGAAAAGTTGGATCAAGCAATTGCCAATGCTTGCCGAACCATTGCTGAACTCTATTGGCATCGGATTGCTGGCCGCTATTATTGCCCTTGTGATCACGCTGCTTTGTCTGGAACAGGAAACGAGAGCTGGCCAGAAGGCCGGGGAGGGGGCGTTGACGCTCCTCTATATTCCATTGATCATTCCGCAAGTTGCTTTTCTCTTTGGACTGCAATTGCTGTTCTTGTTGTTGGGATGGGAGCATTCGGCTCTGGGCCTACTGCTCTCTCATCTGGTCTTCGTATTGCCCTATGTCTTCTTGTCGTTGGGTGACCCGTGGCGACATTTTGAGCCTCGCTATGCGCAACTGGCAGCAAGCCTTGGTGCTCAGCCTTGGAAAATTTTCTTCCGTATTCGCTTGCCACTTCTCCTACGACCTATCATGACAGCGGCAGCTGTGGGATTTGCAGTATCCATCGGTCAATATCTGGCAACTGTGCTGATTGGTGGCGGCAGATGGGAAACGATCACGACAGAAGCCGTTGCGCTCTCATCCGGCGGTAACAGGCGCATCATCGGGATTTATGCCATTATGCAAATGATCCTGCCATTCGTGGGCTTTGCCTTGGCCATTGCATTGCCTGCTTGGATCCACCGTAACCGGCGTGATATGAGCCCGCATCATCATTAG
- a CDS encoding ABC transporter ATP-binding protein — MQLVGIEKRFGQVYANRNIDLTVKKGSIHGIIGENGAGKSTLMSILYGFYQADAGEIYINGRLEKISDSQKAISIGIGMVHQHFMLVDNFSVLENIVLGVEGGRTLAGGMSRARNELKRLADEYALDIDPDALIEELPVGLQQRVEILKALYRGADVLILDEPTGVLTPAEADHLFRILEQLRDQGKTILLITHKLREIMAITDEVSVMRRGEMVATVQTAESSVEELAELMVGRHVLLSVEKEPATPGKEILKVENLTVTDKRGVTLVDDVSFSVRAGEIVGIAGVSGNGQSELMEAIAGMIRASSGRVLLNDDPIGVTQKADANELRHRGMAHVPEDRHRTGLVTKFPATENMILGYQDLDKYGSGMFLDLGAILEETQTYMDDFDVRPPDPNLKVANFSGGNQQKLVLAREMERDPDILLVGQPTRGVDIGAIEFIHKRLIQLRDAGKAILLVSVELDEIRSLSDRVLVMFAGKVVGERDGSASEGELGLMMAGISKEDDKASQKEGEPS; from the coding sequence ATTCAGTTGGTCGGAATTGAAAAACGGTTTGGGCAGGTTTATGCCAACCGCAACATTGATCTGACCGTCAAGAAGGGCTCCATTCACGGCATCATCGGCGAAAATGGTGCAGGTAAATCGACCTTGATGTCCATTCTGTATGGTTTCTATCAAGCGGATGCTGGTGAGATCTATATCAACGGTCGGTTGGAAAAGATCAGTGACAGTCAGAAAGCAATCTCAATCGGTATCGGCATGGTGCATCAACATTTTATGTTGGTCGATAACTTCAGTGTGTTGGAAAATATCGTTCTGGGTGTTGAAGGCGGCCGGACGCTTGCTGGTGGAATGTCCCGGGCACGCAACGAATTGAAGCGCCTGGCAGATGAATATGCTCTGGATATTGATCCGGATGCCTTGATTGAAGAACTCCCCGTTGGTTTGCAGCAACGGGTCGAGATCCTCAAGGCGCTCTATCGTGGAGCTGATGTCCTTATCCTTGATGAACCGACCGGTGTTTTGACACCGGCAGAAGCTGATCACTTGTTCCGAATTCTTGAGCAATTGCGTGATCAGGGTAAAACCATCCTGCTCATCACTCATAAGCTGCGCGAAATCATGGCCATCACCGATGAAGTATCCGTCATGCGCCGCGGTGAAATGGTCGCGACAGTCCAGACTGCGGAAAGCTCTGTCGAAGAGCTGGCTGAATTGATGGTTGGACGGCATGTGCTGCTGAGCGTCGAGAAAGAGCCGGCCACACCGGGTAAAGAAATCCTGAAGGTTGAGAACCTGACTGTCACCGATAAACGTGGCGTGACACTGGTGGATGATGTTTCCTTTTCTGTGCGTGCAGGTGAGATTGTCGGAATCGCAGGTGTCTCCGGCAATGGCCAATCAGAATTGATGGAAGCCATTGCTGGTATGATCAGAGCAAGTTCTGGCCGTGTGCTGCTGAATGATGATCCAATCGGTGTGACGCAAAAAGCTGATGCCAACGAGTTGCGTCATCGCGGAATGGCTCATGTGCCAGAAGATCGCCACCGTACTGGCCTTGTGACAAAATTCCCGGCAACGGAAAACATGATCCTTGGTTATCAGGATCTCGACAAATATGGCTCCGGCATGTTCCTGGATCTGGGCGCCATTCTCGAAGAAACGCAAACCTATATGGACGATTTTGACGTCCGACCACCGGATCCGAACCTCAAGGTTGCCAATTTCTCAGGTGGCAACCAGCAAAAACTGGTTCTGGCTCGCGAAATGGAACGCGATCCAGACATCCTGCTGGTTGGTCAGCCAACCCGTGGTGTAGACATAGGTGCGATTGAGTTCATCCATAAGCGCCTCATCCAGCTGCGTGATGCAGGGAAAGCTATCCTTCTGGTTTCCGTTGAACTGGACGAAATTCGTTCTCTGTCCGACCGAGTCCTGGTCATGTTTGCCGGCAAGGTTGTTGGTGAACGTGACGGCTCTGCGTCTGAGGGCGAATTGGGTTTGATGATGGCTGGTATCAGCAAAGAAGATGACAAAGCCTCCCAAAAAGAAGGAGAGCCATCATGA
- the bfr gene encoding bacterioferritin: MKGDSKVIEFLNKALRHELTAVNQYWLHYRLLDDWGYTKMAAKWREESIEEMQHADKLIERILFLEGHPNLQQLDPLMIGQSISEILDSDLKAEISARELYMEARKACNEAGDFMSMKLFEELIGDEEGHIDFLETQLNLLAQLGNEKYAQLQAEDAGAGD; the protein is encoded by the coding sequence ATGAAGGGTGATTCAAAGGTAATTGAATTTTTGAACAAGGCTCTGCGCCATGAGCTGACCGCAGTGAACCAGTATTGGCTGCACTATCGCCTGCTGGATGATTGGGGTTACACGAAAATGGCTGCCAAATGGCGTGAAGAATCCATCGAGGAAATGCAACATGCAGACAAGTTGATTGAGCGTATTCTTTTCCTTGAAGGTCATCCAAACTTGCAGCAGCTTGATCCGCTGATGATTGGCCAGTCTATTTCAGAAATTCTGGACAGTGATCTGAAGGCTGAAATCTCTGCCCGTGAATTGTATATGGAAGCGCGCAAGGCTTGCAATGAGGCGGGTGATTTCATGTCCATGAAGCTGTTTGAAGAATTGATTGGTGATGAAGAAGGTCACATCGATTTCCTGGAAACCCAGCTGAATCTGCTTGCCCAGCTGGGCAACGAGAAATATGCTCAACTACAGGCCGAAGATGCTGGTGCTGGCGATTAA
- a CDS encoding BMP family lipoprotein yields MLRQFFGAAALATMMVAAPSLAAEIKPAVVYDLGGKNDQSFNQSAYAGADKYAKDTGTAYKDFELQNDTQREQAMRRFAKKGHDPIVVIGFSQAEALKKVAPEFPNTKFAIIDMVVDLPNVRSVVFKEHEGSYLVGLLAAKAAQSDKVGFVGGMDIPLIRAFACGYKQGAKAANPKIEVFENMTGTTGAAWNDPVKGGELAKSQIDRGADVVYHAAGGTGAGVLQAAADAGKLGIGVDSNQNGIHPGKVLTSMVKRVDVAVYNAFKDLADDKWSAGINVLGLAEDGVAWADDSNNKPLISDDMRAAVEQATKDIIAGKIVVHDYRADNTCPY; encoded by the coding sequence ATGTTGCGTCAGTTTTTCGGTGCTGCAGCGCTTGCGACTATGATGGTTGCTGCGCCTTCGCTTGCTGCAGAAATCAAACCTGCTGTGGTCTATGACCTCGGTGGCAAGAATGACCAGTCATTCAACCAGTCCGCCTATGCAGGTGCTGATAAATACGCCAAAGACACAGGCACTGCCTACAAGGATTTCGAGCTTCAGAACGACACCCAGCGCGAGCAGGCCATGCGTCGTTTTGCCAAAAAAGGTCACGATCCGATTGTTGTGATCGGCTTCTCTCAGGCCGAAGCTCTGAAGAAAGTAGCGCCGGAATTCCCGAACACCAAATTTGCCATCATCGACATGGTTGTTGATCTGCCAAACGTGCGCTCTGTTGTGTTCAAGGAGCATGAAGGTTCCTATCTGGTCGGTCTGTTGGCTGCCAAAGCTGCACAGTCTGACAAGGTCGGTTTCGTTGGCGGTATGGATATCCCGCTCATCCGTGCATTTGCTTGCGGCTATAAGCAAGGTGCCAAAGCAGCCAATCCTAAAATTGAAGTGTTCGAAAACATGACTGGGACCACCGGCGCGGCATGGAATGATCCGGTGAAAGGTGGCGAGCTTGCAAAATCTCAGATCGACCGCGGTGCTGACGTTGTTTATCACGCAGCTGGCGGCACCGGCGCTGGCGTTCTGCAGGCAGCAGCAGATGCTGGCAAACTCGGCATCGGCGTTGACTCCAATCAGAATGGCATTCATCCGGGTAAAGTTCTGACTTCAATGGTCAAGCGCGTTGACGTTGCTGTTTACAATGCATTCAAAGATCTGGCTGATGACAAATGGTCCGCTGGCATCAATGTTCTGGGTTTGGCTGAAGATGGCGTTGCCTGGGCGGATGACAGCAACAACAAGCCTTTGATCTCTGATGATATGCGTGCCGCTGTCGAGCAGGCTACCAAAGACATCATTGCAGGCAAGATTGTTGTTCACGATTATCGTGCAGATAACACATGCCCATATTAA
- a CDS encoding SDR family NAD(P)-dependent oxidoreductase, which translates to MSDTERKTLVLTGASRGIGHATVKRFSQAGWRVISCSRHPFSDKCPWPMGPEDHIQIDLSDPDNLGVAVGEIKDRLKTEGGRLHALVNNAAISPKNSEGQRLDSLETPMHLWRQVFQVNFFAPIMLARGLFDELKEAQGSVVNVTSIAGMRVHPFAGTAYATSKAALASLTREMAADFGPHKIRVNAIAPGEIDTSILSPGTDKIVETIPLRRLGLTSEVADTIYYLCSESASYVSGSEIHINGGQHV; encoded by the coding sequence ATGTCAGACACTGAACGCAAAACTCTGGTTTTGACCGGCGCCAGCCGCGGAATTGGTCATGCAACCGTCAAACGCTTTTCGCAAGCAGGATGGCGGGTTATCTCCTGCTCCCGGCACCCGTTTTCCGACAAATGCCCATGGCCCATGGGGCCGGAAGACCACATCCAGATTGATCTATCAGACCCGGATAATCTGGGTGTTGCAGTAGGCGAGATCAAGGATCGACTGAAAACAGAAGGTGGGCGTCTTCACGCTTTGGTCAATAATGCCGCAATCAGCCCCAAAAATAGCGAAGGGCAACGCCTTGATAGTCTTGAGACTCCCATGCATTTGTGGCGGCAAGTTTTTCAAGTCAATTTCTTCGCGCCCATCATGCTGGCTCGTGGCTTGTTCGACGAATTGAAAGAGGCGCAAGGCTCTGTTGTCAATGTTACGTCTATTGCCGGCATGCGCGTGCATCCTTTTGCCGGAACCGCTTATGCCACATCCAAGGCTGCTCTTGCTTCATTGACGAGAGAAATGGCCGCAGACTTTGGCCCTCACAAAATCCGTGTCAATGCCATTGCACCCGGTGAAATCGATACCTCCATTCTATCACCTGGAACCGACAAGATTGTCGAAACCATTCCATTGCGCCGTTTGGGCCTGACATCCGAGGTTGCTGACACGATTTATTATCTGTGTTCGGAGAGCGCTTCCTATGTCTCCGGATCGGAAATCCATATCAATGGCGGTCAACATGTCTAA
- a CDS encoding ATP-binding cassette domain-containing protein, protein MVQDKLVASGLQLSQIDIALDGKSLLSVSLDVKPGQIATIMGPSGSGKSTLLAYIGGFLASEFKASGKVMLNGCDICALPAHERKIGILFQDPLLFPHLSVGQNLLFGLAKDARGSERKERVCATLKDINLADFYDRDPATLSGGQKARVALARVLLSQPQALLLDEPFSKLDASLRAQMRQWVFDKAKAQGVPILLVTHDEEDAKAAAGPLIDLGR, encoded by the coding sequence ATGGTGCAGGACAAGCTGGTTGCTTCCGGTTTGCAACTCAGCCAGATCGACATTGCTCTGGATGGCAAGTCCTTGTTGTCGGTCTCACTGGATGTGAAACCCGGTCAGATTGCTACCATCATGGGTCCTTCGGGGTCTGGAAAATCTACCTTGCTTGCCTATATCGGTGGTTTCCTGGCATCAGAATTCAAGGCTTCAGGTAAGGTAATGCTGAATGGCTGCGATATCTGCGCGCTGCCAGCCCATGAGCGAAAGATTGGCATCCTCTTTCAGGATCCGTTGCTCTTTCCTCATCTCTCTGTTGGCCAGAACCTGCTCTTTGGTCTCGCGAAGGATGCGCGGGGGAGCGAGCGGAAAGAGCGGGTTTGTGCCACGCTGAAAGATATCAATTTAGCTGATTTTTATGATCGGGATCCAGCAACGCTTTCCGGTGGTCAGAAAGCACGGGTGGCACTGGCCCGGGTTCTACTCTCACAGCCGCAAGCGTTGCTGCTGGATGAGCCATTCTCCAAACTCGATGCATCATTACGCGCGCAAATGCGTCAATGGGTGTTTGATAAGGCAAAAGCACAAGGTGTTCCAATTCTGCTCGTCACCCACGATGAGGAAGATGCCAAAGCCGCAGCCGGGCCTTTGATTGATCTCGGGCGGTAA
- the hrpB gene encoding ATP-dependent helicase HrpB, whose translation MAEISLPQLPILEALPALKTSMLDGNKAVLIAPPGAGKTTCVPLALLNEPWRKEEDGKIIMLEPRRLAAKASARRMASMLGEKSGERVGYRVRMESRVSAKTRIEVVTEGVFARMIVEDPSLDGVAAILFDEFHERNLDGDKSLAFALDAQEALRDDLRILVMSATLDGGRVSSMLSDAPVIESMGRAFPVEARYRPRKPRDRLEDGVCTTILEAIAEEQGSVLVFLPGQAEIMRVNDRLSGKIPKECLLAPLFGAMEGREQDRAIQPAPSGQRKIVLATSIAETSLTIEGVRIIVDSGLVRRPHFEPGLGLSRLETVRVSRASAEQRQGRAGRTEPGICYRLWDKGQMAALPAFEPPEILQTDLSRLVLDLAVWGERDPENLRWLDLPPKAGWIEAVKLLQSLGALDEEGSLTDHGKQLARLPVPPRLGHMIVTATGEGYEYLACLIAALLSEGGRLRHNDLRRLLQDLQSNRLNNAKQIKSLAKRWMSGKPAGSVRIEEAGRILALAYPDRVAMRRGAKGGYLLASGRGGILQEDDPLNANQFLVVADLQGAASKARITLATPITRSEIEAELGHHFEEREQVEFDRQSNSVRARQQLCLGKVVLEEKKLKNPSPEALQTALIDAIRRKGTKALPFTKELERWRGRVLFASTREEGWPDFSDQALLDTLEDWLQPFLAGKMAVDELTSGDLKVALQAQLPYEKLSGLDDLLPSHFVVPTGSKIPIDYAEQNGPVLAVRVQELFGLDQHPTILNGQIPLLLHLLSPAQRPIQVTRDLPGFWRGSWKEVKADMKGQYPKHVWPDDPLAAEATRRVKPRK comes from the coding sequence ATGGCCGAAATATCTTTACCTCAATTGCCCATTCTGGAAGCACTTCCTGCATTGAAAACATCGATGCTGGACGGCAACAAGGCAGTACTGATTGCTCCTCCTGGAGCTGGTAAAACGACGTGTGTTCCGCTTGCCTTGCTGAATGAGCCATGGCGCAAGGAAGAAGACGGCAAAATTATCATGCTGGAGCCGCGCCGTTTGGCTGCCAAGGCGTCCGCCCGCCGCATGGCGTCGATGCTTGGTGAGAAGTCGGGAGAGCGTGTCGGCTATAGAGTGCGCATGGAAAGCCGTGTCTCCGCCAAAACCCGCATTGAAGTGGTAACGGAGGGCGTCTTTGCACGCATGATCGTTGAAGATCCATCGCTGGATGGGGTTGCAGCTATTCTCTTCGATGAATTCCATGAACGTAATCTTGATGGCGACAAGAGCCTTGCTTTTGCTTTGGATGCACAGGAAGCTCTTCGCGATGATCTGCGTATCTTGGTCATGTCGGCCACGCTGGACGGTGGACGGGTGTCTTCCATGCTGAGTGACGCACCAGTGATTGAAAGCATGGGGCGGGCTTTTCCGGTTGAAGCACGCTACCGACCGCGCAAGCCAAGAGATCGTCTGGAAGATGGCGTTTGCACCACTATTCTGGAAGCAATCGCAGAAGAGCAAGGATCTGTTTTGGTATTCTTGCCCGGCCAAGCGGAGATCATGCGCGTGAATGATCGATTGAGCGGCAAAATCCCAAAAGAATGTTTGCTCGCCCCACTTTTCGGTGCAATGGAAGGTCGAGAGCAGGATCGAGCCATTCAACCTGCACCGTCGGGACAGCGTAAGATTGTTCTCGCAACGTCCATTGCCGAGACGTCACTGACAATCGAAGGGGTGCGCATTATTGTCGATAGCGGCCTGGTTCGACGTCCGCATTTTGAGCCCGGATTGGGTCTGTCGAGACTTGAAACGGTGCGTGTTTCGCGCGCCAGCGCAGAGCAGCGCCAAGGTCGCGCTGGGCGAACCGAGCCCGGTATCTGTTATCGCTTATGGGACAAAGGCCAGATGGCAGCGCTTCCTGCTTTCGAGCCACCCGAAATACTGCAAACCGATCTGTCTCGCCTGGTACTTGATCTTGCCGTTTGGGGAGAGAGGGATCCAGAGAACCTGCGTTGGCTTGATTTACCTCCAAAAGCCGGTTGGATTGAGGCGGTCAAACTGTTGCAATCTTTGGGCGCATTGGATGAGGAAGGTAGTCTGACCGATCACGGCAAACAGCTCGCTCGGCTTCCTGTTCCTCCACGCCTCGGCCATATGATTGTTACGGCAACGGGAGAGGGTTACGAATATCTCGCCTGTCTGATCGCTGCGTTACTGAGTGAAGGCGGGCGTTTACGTCACAATGACCTGCGCCGCCTGTTGCAGGATTTACAATCAAACCGGTTGAACAATGCCAAACAGATCAAATCTCTCGCCAAACGCTGGATGAGTGGTAAGCCAGCAGGGTCAGTTAGAATTGAGGAAGCGGGCCGTATTCTGGCGCTCGCCTATCCTGATCGCGTTGCGATGCGACGCGGTGCAAAGGGGGGCTATCTGCTGGCTTCTGGCCGTGGTGGAATACTGCAAGAAGATGATCCTCTCAATGCCAACCAGTTTCTGGTGGTTGCAGATTTGCAGGGCGCTGCCAGTAAGGCGCGCATAACCTTGGCGACACCGATCACCAGATCCGAGATCGAAGCCGAGCTTGGTCATCATTTTGAAGAACGAGAGCAGGTCGAGTTCGACAGGCAGAGCAATAGCGTGCGGGCACGCCAACAGCTCTGTCTTGGCAAAGTGGTACTGGAAGAGAAAAAGCTCAAGAACCCATCGCCCGAAGCGCTGCAGACAGCCTTGATTGATGCCATTCGCCGCAAAGGTACGAAAGCGCTTCCTTTCACCAAGGAACTGGAACGTTGGCGAGGGCGCGTTCTATTTGCATCTACACGAGAAGAGGGCTGGCCAGATTTTTCAGATCAGGCTCTCCTCGACACACTGGAAGATTGGTTGCAGCCATTCCTTGCCGGGAAAATGGCTGTCGACGAGCTGACATCTGGGGATTTGAAGGTAGCCTTGCAGGCACAATTGCCTTACGAGAAGCTGTCCGGTTTGGATGATTTGTTGCCAAGCCACTTCGTTGTACCCACAGGTTCCAAAATTCCAATCGACTATGCGGAGCAGAATGGTCCGGTGCTGGCCGTACGTGTGCAGGAACTGTTTGGCTTGGATCAGCATCCCACGATTCTGAACGGACAGATCCCGCTGCTTCTGCATTTGCTCTCTCCGGCTCAACGCCCAATACAGGTGACGAGAGACCTACCTGGCTTTTGGCGGGGAAGCTGGAAAGAGGTCAAGGCAGATATGAAGGGGCAATATCCAAAGCATGTTTGGCCTGATGATCCCCTGGCAGCAGAAGCAACAAGAAGAGTAAAGCCTCGGAAATAA